In Ectothiorhodospiraceae bacterium 2226, a single window of DNA contains:
- the ilvN gene encoding acetolactate synthase small subunit has product MRHIISILLENEAGALSRVAGLFSARGYNIESLTVAPTEDASLSRMTLVTRGSDEIIEQITKQLNKLVDVVKLVDLTEGTHIEREMMLIKVSAVGGEQREELKRLTDIFRGRIIDVTDTTYTVELTGTGDKLDAFIQAVNSSQVLETVRSGVSGISRGDKGLRA; this is encoded by the coding sequence ATGCGGCATATCATTTCGATTCTGCTGGAGAACGAGGCTGGGGCGCTGTCGCGCGTGGCCGGTCTGTTCTCCGCGCGCGGCTACAACATCGAGTCGCTCACCGTGGCGCCCACCGAGGACGCCTCGCTGTCGCGCATGACGCTGGTCACCCGCGGCTCGGACGAGATCATCGAGCAGATCACCAAGCAGCTCAACAAGCTGGTGGACGTGGTCAAGCTCGTGGACCTCACCGAGGGCACGCACATCGAGCGCGAGATGATGCTCATCAAGGTGAGCGCGGTCGGCGGCGAGCAGCGCGAGGAGCTGAAGCGCCTGACCGACATCTTCCGCGGCCGCATCATCGACGTCACCGACACCACGTACACGGTCGAACTCACCGGCACCGGCGACAAGCTCGACGCGTTCATCCAGGCGGTGAACAGCTCCCAAGTGCTCGAGACCGTGCGCTCCGGCGTGTCGGGCATCTCGCGCGGCGACAAGGGCCTGCGTGCCTGA
- a CDS encoding acetolactate synthase 3 large subunit, whose product MELSGAEIVVQFLKDEGVEYVFGYPGGAVLHLYDAFYQQDAVKHVLVRHEQGATHAADGYARSTGKPGVVLVTSGPGATNAVTGIATAFMDSIPMVVITGQVPTRYIGSDAFQEVDAVGITRPCVKHNFLVKDVNELAETLKKAFYVATTGRPGPVVVDIPKDITDPRIRVPYVYPESVRMRSYNPVVQGHPGQIRRAVDLMLGAKRPMIYTGGGVVLDDASAELTELTRALGFPITNTLMGLGAYPATDPQFVGMLGMHGTYEANMAMHDCDVLVAIGARFDDRVTGDIEKFCPHARIIHVDIDPASIAKNVKVDVPIVGSVRNVLTDMNKALKEARRDPDREALAAWWKQIDEWRAKDCLRYDRASELVKPQFVLEKLYEATGGDAYITSDVGQHQMWAAQFYKFDKPRRWINSGGLGTMGFGLPAAIGVQLAHPDATVACVTGEASIQMCIQELSTALQYRLPIKVINLNNRYMGMVRQWQEFFYEGRYAMSYMDALPDFVKLAESYGHVGLRIEKPGDVEGALREALALKDRLVFLDFMTDQTENVYPMIAQGKGHNEMHLAPERELA is encoded by the coding sequence GTGGAGCTCTCCGGTGCCGAAATCGTCGTCCAGTTTTTGAAGGACGAGGGTGTGGAGTACGTATTCGGCTACCCCGGCGGCGCGGTACTGCACCTCTATGACGCCTTCTATCAGCAGGACGCCGTCAAGCACGTGCTGGTGCGCCACGAACAAGGCGCCACCCATGCGGCGGACGGCTATGCGCGCTCCACCGGCAAGCCGGGCGTGGTGCTGGTCACTTCCGGCCCGGGCGCGACCAATGCCGTGACCGGCATCGCCACCGCCTTCATGGACTCCATTCCGATGGTGGTGATCACCGGCCAGGTGCCGACCCGCTACATCGGCTCCGACGCCTTCCAGGAAGTGGACGCGGTGGGGATCACCCGCCCGTGCGTGAAGCACAACTTCCTGGTCAAGGACGTCAACGAGCTGGCCGAGACGCTCAAGAAGGCGTTCTACGTCGCGACCACCGGCCGTCCCGGCCCGGTGGTGGTCGACATCCCCAAGGACATCACCGATCCGCGCATCCGCGTGCCCTACGTCTATCCGGAGTCGGTGCGCATGCGCTCCTACAACCCGGTGGTGCAGGGCCATCCTGGCCAGATCCGTCGCGCCGTGGACCTCATGTTGGGCGCCAAGCGCCCGATGATCTACACCGGCGGCGGCGTGGTGCTCGACGACGCCTCGGCGGAACTGACGGAACTGACGCGTGCGCTCGGCTTCCCCATCACCAACACGTTGATGGGGCTCGGCGCCTATCCGGCGACCGACCCCCAGTTCGTCGGCATGCTCGGCATGCACGGCACCTACGAAGCGAACATGGCCATGCACGACTGCGACGTGCTGGTGGCGATCGGCGCGCGCTTCGACGACCGGGTGACCGGCGACATCGAGAAGTTCTGCCCGCACGCGCGCATCATCCACGTGGATATCGATCCCGCCTCCATCGCTAAGAACGTGAAGGTCGACGTGCCCATCGTGGGTTCGGTGCGCAACGTCCTGACCGACATGAACAAAGCCCTCAAGGAGGCGCGCCGCGATCCCGACCGCGAGGCGCTGGCGGCCTGGTGGAAACAGATCGACGAATGGCGCGCCAAGGACTGCCTGCGCTACGACCGCGCGAGCGAACTGGTGAAGCCGCAGTTCGTGCTGGAGAAGCTGTACGAGGCGACCGGTGGCGATGCCTACATCACCTCCGACGTCGGCCAGCACCAGATGTGGGCCGCGCAGTTCTACAAGTTCGACAAGCCGCGCCGCTGGATCAACTCGGGCGGACTCGGCACCATGGGCTTCGGCCTGCCGGCAGCCATCGGCGTGCAGCTCGCCCATCCGGACGCGACCGTGGCCTGCGTGACCGGCGAGGCCAGCATCCAGATGTGCATCCAGGAGCTGTCCACCGCGCTGCAGTACCGCCTGCCCATCAAGGTCATCAACCTGAACAACCGTTACATGGGCATGGTGCGCCAGTGGCAGGAGTTCTTCTACGAAGGCCGCTACGCCATGTCCTACATGGACGCGCTGCCGGACTTCGTGAAGCTGGCCGAGAGTTACGGCCACGTCGGTCTGCGCATCGAGAAGCCGGGCGACGTGGAGGGCGCGCTGCGCGAGGCACTGGCGCTCAAGGATCGCCTGGTGTTCCTGGATTTCATGACCGACCAGACCGAGAACGTCTACCCGATGATCGCGCAGGGCAAGGGGCACAACGAGATGCACCTGGCGCCCGAGCGGGAACTGGCATAA
- a CDS encoding DNA mismatch repair protein MutS has protein sequence MNSDLKALEFEGIRRLLEKLTATPYGADAARALEPAPALADALRMQASVSAAREVLEAGAVPALGELPDMRAALRQAAREGAALNVHALHNLRLVMQAVEGLRDTVERWPALYPGPAAALNAPAPVAERLAQTLAAGAALRPEASETLAELHGEQARLCAEAGQIVERRMQAADVADAVKEPKVQWHNQRAVFALHNSAADRVKGVRRGTAMGGRDVLMEPMEAVAVNNRLETVNGQIGAEQQRLLREITGVVRAHLDALHQQIAALTWIDLALAAGQLSQHLNAHAPQLADEPLVALEQAYHPLLLLQYADGSGPQPVPLSVRLDDQNRVLVITGPNTGGKTVVIKTLGLLTVMAHCGLHIPAEGDCVIGNYRRVMVDVGDHQSLFHHLSTFAGHVEVLKRILAEADERTLVLLDELGTGTDPEEGAALAMSVMDELVERRVQGIVNTHLSPLKTYAAQRDHVRNASMLFDHEQLRPTYQLRIGEPGKSLGLLIAEKSGLPPELVQRARDHLARF, from the coding sequence ATGAACAGCGACCTCAAGGCCCTGGAGTTCGAGGGCATCCGGCGACTGCTGGAGAAACTCACCGCCACCCCGTACGGCGCCGACGCCGCCCGGGCCCTGGAGCCCGCGCCCGCGTTGGCCGATGCGCTGCGCATGCAAGCCTCGGTGTCCGCCGCGCGCGAGGTCCTGGAGGCGGGCGCCGTCCCGGCGCTGGGCGAACTGCCGGACATGCGTGCCGCACTGCGCCAGGCGGCGCGCGAGGGCGCGGCGCTGAACGTGCATGCGCTGCATAACCTGCGTCTGGTGATGCAGGCGGTGGAGGGGCTGCGGGATACGGTGGAACGTTGGCCGGCGCTCTATCCGGGGCCGGCCGCGGCGCTGAACGCCCCGGCGCCGGTGGCCGAACGGCTGGCGCAGACGCTGGCGGCCGGCGCGGCGCTGCGCCCGGAGGCGAGCGAGACGCTCGCCGAGTTGCATGGGGAGCAGGCGCGTTTGTGCGCCGAGGCCGGGCAGATCGTGGAGCGGCGCATGCAGGCCGCGGACGTCGCCGACGCGGTCAAGGAGCCCAAGGTCCAGTGGCACAATCAGCGCGCCGTGTTCGCGCTGCACAACAGCGCCGCCGACCGCGTGAAGGGGGTGCGTCGCGGCACCGCCATGGGCGGGCGCGATGTGCTCATGGAGCCGATGGAGGCGGTGGCGGTCAACAACCGCCTGGAGACCGTCAACGGCCAGATCGGCGCCGAGCAGCAGCGCCTGCTACGCGAGATCACCGGCGTGGTGCGCGCGCATCTCGATGCGCTGCATCAGCAGATCGCCGCGCTCACCTGGATCGACCTCGCGCTCGCGGCCGGGCAGCTCAGCCAGCACCTGAACGCGCACGCGCCGCAGCTGGCCGACGAGCCGCTGGTCGCGCTGGAGCAGGCCTACCATCCCTTGCTGCTGCTGCAGTACGCGGACGGCAGCGGCCCGCAGCCGGTGCCGCTGTCGGTGCGTCTGGACGACCAGAACCGGGTGTTGGTGATCACGGGCCCCAACACCGGCGGCAAGACCGTGGTCATCAAGACCCTGGGGCTGCTGACCGTGATGGCCCACTGCGGGCTGCACATTCCGGCCGAGGGCGACTGCGTGATCGGCAACTACCGCCGCGTGATGGTCGACGTCGGCGATCACCAGAGCCTGTTCCATCACTTATCCACCTTCGCCGGCCATGTGGAGGTCTTGAAGCGCATCCTGGCCGAGGCGGACGAGCGCACCCTGGTGCTGCTCGACGAGCTGGGTACCGGCACGGATCCGGAGGAGGGGGCGGCGCTGGCCATGTCGGTGATGGACGAGCTGGTCGAGCGCCGCGTGCAGGGCATCGTCAACACCCACCTGTCGCCGCTCAAGACCTATGCCGCGCAGCGCGACCATGTGCGCAATGCCTCGATGCTGTTCGACCATGAGCAACTGCGCCCCACCTACCAGCTGCGCATCGGCGAGCCGGGCAAGTCGTTGGGCCTGCTGATCGCCGAGAAGAGCGGGCTGCCCCCGGAGTTGGTGCAGCGCGCCCGCGATCACCTGGCCAGGTTCTGA
- the ilvC gene encoding ketol-acid reductoisomerase, translated as MNIYYDQDCDLSIIRGMKVAIIGYGSQGHAHANNLKDSGVSVTVGLRTGSGSAKKAEGAGLNVAECGEAVKSADLVMILAPDEHQARLYREHVEPNIKQGGVLAFAHGFNIHFGQIEPRADLDVIMIAPKGPGHLVRSTYTQGGGVPSLIAVYQDASGKARDIALSYASANGGGRAGIIETNFREETETDLFGEQAVLCGGATALVQAGFETLVEAGYAPEMAYFECLHELKLIVDLMYEGGIANMRYSISNTAEYGDVTRGPRVVTEETKNEMRRILREIQTGEFAREFIIENQAGAPKLKALRRLGREHQIEVVGERLREMMPWIKANRIVDRSKN; from the coding sequence ATGAACATCTATTACGATCAGGACTGCGACCTCAGCATCATCCGCGGCATGAAGGTCGCCATCATCGGCTACGGCTCCCAGGGGCATGCCCACGCGAACAACCTGAAGGATTCGGGCGTCAGCGTCACGGTGGGGCTGCGCACTGGCTCCGGCTCGGCCAAGAAGGCCGAGGGCGCCGGGCTGAACGTGGCCGAATGCGGCGAGGCGGTCAAGAGCGCCGACCTGGTCATGATCCTGGCCCCGGACGAGCACCAGGCGCGTCTGTACCGCGAGCACGTGGAGCCCAACATCAAGCAGGGTGGGGTGCTGGCCTTCGCGCACGGCTTCAACATCCACTTCGGTCAGATCGAGCCGCGCGCCGATCTCGACGTGATCATGATCGCCCCCAAGGGCCCCGGCCACCTGGTGCGCTCCACCTACACCCAGGGCGGCGGCGTGCCTTCGCTGATCGCGGTCTATCAGGACGCCAGCGGCAAGGCGCGCGACATCGCGCTGTCCTATGCCTCGGCCAATGGCGGCGGGCGTGCCGGCATCATCGAGACCAACTTCCGCGAAGAAACCGAAACCGACCTGTTCGGTGAGCAGGCCGTGCTGTGCGGCGGCGCCACGGCGCTGGTGCAGGCGGGCTTCGAGACGCTGGTCGAGGCGGGTTACGCCCCCGAGATGGCCTACTTCGAGTGCCTGCACGAGCTCAAGCTGATCGTCGACCTGATGTACGAGGGCGGCATCGCCAACATGCGTTACTCGATCTCCAACACCGCCGAGTACGGCGACGTGACGCGCGGCCCCCGCGTGGTCACCGAGGAGACCAAGAACGAGATGCGGCGCATCCTGCGCGAGATCCAGACGGGCGAGTTCGCGCGCGAGTTCATCATCGAGAATCAGGCCGGCGCGCCCAAGCTCAAGGCCCTGCGCCGCCTGGGCCGCGAGCACCAGATCGAGGTGGTGGGCGAGCGCCTGCGCGAAATGATGCCGTGGATCAAGGCCAACCGCATCGTCGACCGCAGCAAGAACTAG